Proteins encoded in a region of the Bactrocera tryoni isolate S06 chromosome 4, CSIRO_BtryS06_freeze2, whole genome shotgun sequence genome:
- the LOC120775769 gene encoding trypsin II-P29-like, with translation MFLLKLISQKLCAIIVIIVLSITSLALCNQQLSKAYPGLHYHAEHPERSRGYKFLITGGYRPTVANLTKYLVSISHANFKKFFGDAHFCGGAIVKPNTILTAAHCISKRLYGFQMMRSIIVIAGTPNRLQKTEHTQIMKVKRVAVYGESKTEKSVDIAVIILQRSIRIDNVTTGVLPLTDHPLRAGDKCTVLGWGRVFDHGPMPATALYVDLEIWTRRKCQSYKNFYTPSLLCAGVPEDPERDSCAGDSGGPLICDEQVVGIVSFGIGCGTPGYPGFYTNVYRYLDWVKENLAYRLHINYILMVKLIFFLWLL, from the exons atgtttttattgaaattgatttcTCAAAAATTATGTGCCATAATAGTTATAATAGTTTTGTCGATTACATCGTTAGCGCTGTGCAACCAACAATTGAGCAAAGCTTATCCAGGTCTGCACTACCATGCCGAGCATCCTGAGCGGAGTAGAGGCTATAAATTTCTAATCACTGGCGGCTATCGGCCCACAGTAGCGAATCTGACAAAATATTTGGTTTCGATAAGTCATgcgaattttaagaaattttttggtGACGCACATTTTTGCGGCGGTGCCATCGTGAAACCGAACACAATTCTAACAGCCGCCCATTGTATAAGCAA GCGTTTGTATGGCTTTCAAATGATGCGTTCAATTATCGTAATAGCTGGTACACCGAATCGTCTACAGAAAACCGAACACACACAAATTATGAAAGTGAAACGTGTTGCCGTGTATGGCGAGTCCAAAACCGAGAAGTCCGTCGATATTGCGGTTATCATTTTGCAGCGCAGCATACGCATCGACAATGTGACAACAGGCGTATTGCCGCTCACCGATCATCCGCTTCGTGCTGGTGATAAGTGCACTGTCCTCGGTTGGGGGCGTGTATTCGAT CACGGTCCGATGCCGGCCACTGCATTGTACGTGGATTTGGAAATTTGGACACGTCGAAAATGTCAATCTTATAAAAACTTCTATACGCCATCCTTGCTATGCGCCGGTGTACCCGAGGATCCCGAACGCGATTCATGTGCCGGTGATTCGGGTGGGCCCTTGATATGTGACGAGCAAGTAGTGGGTATTGTTTCATTCGGCATCGGCTGTGGCACGCCCGGCTATCCCGGCTTCTATACGAACGTCTACAGGTACTTGGATTGGGTGAAGGAAAATCTCGCGTACCGGTTGCAtatcaattatattttaatggtcaaattgatatttttcttaTGGTTATTGTAA
- the LOC120775568 gene encoding achaete-scute complex protein T5 gives MALGSITSNSQHPYQRPQTLCGTTRNMYQSQPRAIAPAPHTPPAAPKAMDEKYCASGTTLDSNNPSVVRRNARERNRVKQVNNGFSHLRQHIPPAIIADLSNGRRGIGPGAHKKLSKVDTLRMAVEYIRRLQRVIDEVDGKRAITVCAPAPPQTPTWSNMPSSAHNSPPPTPPKSNMQATMFADKIQQHYQTLNYADNMQQQQQQQHNQLINLKYQQPLMPQQYFQQHPALVSPAGSVSSSTGSDYNNSDASLYYTHSPTALTSPTQFSLPLQMKYEQQQYSEEAAACSSGEEEDLLDYISLWQDEV, from the coding sequence ATGGCACTCGGCAGCATCACCAGCAACAGCCAACATCCCTACCAAAGACCGCAAACGCTGTGCGGCACAACACGCAACATGTACCAGTCACAGCCGCGTGCCATCGCACCTGCACCACACACACCGCCAGCCGCACCGAAAGCGATGGACGAGAAATATTGCGCCAGCGGCACCACGCTCGACTCCAACAATCCCTCGGTGGTGCGGCGTAACGCACGCGAGCGCAACCGCGTCAAACAAGTGAACAACGGTTTCTCGCATCTGCGCCAACACATACCGCCCGCGATTATTGCCGACCTGAGTAACGGTCGACGCGGCATTGGACCCGGCGCGCACAAGAAACTCTCCAAAGTCGATACGCTACGCATGGCTGTGGAATATATACGCCGTTTGCAGCGCGTTATCGACGAAGTGGACGGCAAGCGTGCGATTACGGTGTGCGCACCAGCGCCACCACAAACACCGACTTGGTCCAATATGCCAAGCAGCGCGCACAATTCACCACCACCAACGCCACCTAAGTCTAATATGCAAGCAACGATGTTCGCtgataaaatacaacaacactaCCAAACACTCAACTATGCTGATAAcatgcaacagcagcagcaacaacaacacaaccaaCTCATTAACCTCAAGTATCAACAGCCGCTAATGCCGCAACAGTATTTCCAACAGCATCCTGCTTTGGTATCACCAGCTGGCTCGGTCAGTTCGAGCACCGGCAGCGACTACAACAACTCTGATGCCTCATTATACTACACCCATTCACCAACTGCCTTGACGAGTCCAACGCAGTTTTCGCTGCCTCTGCAAATGAAATACGAACAGCAGCAGTACAGTGAGGAAGCCGCGGCGTGTAGCTCGGGCGAAGAGGAGGATCTGCTCGACTACATCTCGCTGTGGCAGGATGAGGTGTAA